A section of the Nitrospiraceae bacterium genome encodes:
- a CDS encoding TIGR03546 family protein yields MIKLLAKLLRVLNSETDPGQISLGLCFAMVVGLTPLVSLHNLFVLLLVFILRVNLSAFVLGLALFTGIAYLLDPLFHRLGLAVLTASSLADLWTSLYQSVWWRLEHFNNSIVMGSLVFSVAMFVPVLLLLNFLIRRYRQHVMAWVQKSRIMQMFKASKLYQTYETLSSWRPG; encoded by the coding sequence ATGATTAAGCTTCTTGCCAAATTGCTCCGCGTCCTGAATTCCGAAACCGATCCAGGGCAAATTTCTTTGGGATTGTGTTTTGCGATGGTCGTAGGGCTCACCCCGCTTGTGAGCTTGCACAACCTATTTGTGCTTTTGCTGGTATTTATTCTGCGCGTGAATCTATCGGCTTTTGTGTTGGGGCTGGCGCTGTTTACGGGAATTGCCTATCTGCTTGATCCGCTTTTCCACCGGCTTGGGCTGGCCGTTCTGACCGCTTCGTCCCTGGCAGATCTTTGGACCTCCCTCTATCAATCCGTGTGGTGGCGACTGGAGCATTTCAATAATTCTATTGTGATGGGCAGCCTGGTGTTTTCGGTTGCGATGTTTGTCCCTGTTCTTCTGCTTTTGAACTTCCTGATACGTCGCTATCGCCAACATGTTATGGCTTGGGTCCAAAAAAGCAGGATTATGCAAATGTTCAAAGCCAGTAAGTTGTATCAGACCTATGAAACCCTTTCGTCATGGAGGCCGGGCTGA
- a CDS encoding TIGR03545 family protein yields the protein MTKWIRWWGLGAFVVFAAIVGCVWIFFVDGWVKGAIEAAGTKAVGAKVEVEAADLSLFPAGLSLTRLQVTNPKTPMTNAVEAARVTMSLDGLNLLRRKVIVEEMTVEGVRLDTPRITSGAVKPVSDVSPEEEPGMFSVALPALEVPDVNEILENEDLETLRLIEALKGDMQREQEAWESRLKTLPGKAQLTQYEERVRKLKKAGKGGLEGLLGGVSEVQALKQDIEQEIASLTGAKKEFEDTVALFRTRLQQIQTAPQRDIQHLKAKYNLSPEGLANMSQTLLGPQIGSWVHEGAAWYERAKPLLEGARTVGGEEGPQVHKPLRGKGLDVHFKEAHPLPDFLIRLTKVSVDLDLGELAGTVHNITTDQPTLGQPTTFALSGDRLKGVQSVSLEGALNHVEPADSQDQLRVQAKGYELTNLALFKDAKWPVTLMSGMSDLNVNTELKGQALTVHGVGNLRGLHLSAGREDDSNPLTKALSSAVTGISQLSIQAAVTGTLEQPDVTISSDLDRILQDAAGKMVNELAAKFGAELQSAISAKIAEPMQQLKNKLSGFERIAGELTERVTQHHDVLNSLLEKSLPNKGLKDLPGGFKLPF from the coding sequence ATGACGAAATGGATCCGGTGGTGGGGACTTGGAGCGTTTGTGGTGTTTGCGGCCATTGTGGGTTGTGTGTGGATATTTTTTGTGGATGGCTGGGTGAAAGGTGCAATTGAAGCGGCGGGGACCAAAGCTGTAGGAGCCAAGGTGGAGGTTGAGGCGGCCGATCTCAGCTTGTTTCCGGCAGGACTCTCCTTGACGAGACTGCAAGTGACAAATCCCAAGACGCCTATGACGAATGCGGTGGAAGCTGCCAGGGTGACAATGAGTCTAGACGGATTGAACCTGCTTCGGAGAAAAGTCATTGTTGAGGAAATGACTGTGGAAGGGGTTCGATTGGATACTCCCAGAATCACATCCGGCGCCGTTAAGCCCGTCTCAGATGTGTCTCCTGAAGAGGAGCCCGGAATGTTTTCTGTTGCTCTTCCGGCTCTAGAAGTGCCTGACGTGAATGAAATTTTAGAGAACGAAGATCTGGAAACGCTCCGATTGATTGAAGCGCTGAAGGGAGATATGCAGCGGGAACAAGAGGCGTGGGAATCACGACTCAAGACGTTACCCGGAAAAGCCCAGCTCACCCAATATGAGGAGCGGGTAAGAAAATTAAAAAAAGCCGGGAAGGGAGGATTGGAGGGCTTGCTGGGAGGGGTTAGCGAAGTGCAAGCGTTGAAGCAGGATATTGAGCAGGAAATTGCCTCTCTCACAGGCGCCAAAAAGGAATTTGAAGATACTGTGGCGTTGTTCCGTACTCGGTTGCAGCAGATTCAAACCGCACCACAACGGGATATTCAGCACCTCAAGGCCAAATATAATTTGTCCCCCGAAGGATTGGCCAATATGAGCCAAACGCTATTAGGGCCGCAGATTGGATCGTGGGTTCACGAGGGGGCGGCTTGGTATGAGCGAGCGAAGCCGCTTCTGGAAGGAGCACGGACAGTGGGAGGGGAGGAAGGTCCTCAGGTGCACAAGCCTTTGCGGGGGAAGGGCCTGGATGTGCATTTCAAGGAAGCGCATCCGCTCCCGGACTTTCTGATTCGTTTGACGAAGGTATCGGTCGATTTAGACCTAGGGGAGTTGGCGGGGACTGTTCACAATATTACCACCGATCAACCGACTTTGGGACAACCCACGACATTCGCCCTTTCCGGGGACCGGTTGAAAGGGGTCCAGTCTGTCTCATTGGAAGGGGCTCTCAACCACGTGGAGCCAGCCGATTCCCAGGATCAGTTGAGGGTGCAGGCGAAAGGGTATGAACTGACCAATCTCGCATTGTTCAAAGATGCCAAGTGGCCGGTTACCCTGATGAGCGGGATGAGCGATCTCAATGTGAACACAGAACTCAAGGGCCAGGCCTTAACGGTTCATGGCGTCGGGAATCTTCGTGGCCTTCACCTGTCCGCAGGAAGGGAGGATGATTCCAATCCTTTGACCAAAGCCCTCAGCTCTGCCGTGACTGGTATTTCCCAATTGTCTATTCAGGCCGCTGTGACGGGGACATTGGAGCAACCTGATGTCACGATATCCTCCGACCTGGATCGTATACTTCAGGATGCGGCTGGCAAGATGGTGAATGAATTGGCTGCGAAGTTTGGTGCTGAGCTTCAATCGGCCATCTCGGCGAAAATTGCAGAACCGATGCAACAACTCAAGAATAAGTTATCCGGGTTTGAACGGATTGCCGGTGAGTTGACGGAGCGGGTCACGCAGCATCATGATGTGCTCAACAGTCTTCTGGAAAAAAGTCTTCCCAACAAAGGTCTAAAGGATCTTCCCGGCGGGTTCAAACTTCCCTTTTAA